A single genomic interval of Pirellulales bacterium harbors:
- the rpmF gene encoding 50S ribosomal protein L32 — translation MAVPKRRQSNSKTGSRRAHDAKKPRQLTYCRQCSTAVPTHVICPKCGFYMGRAIVETEV, via the coding sequence ATGGCCGTACCTAAGCGACGACAATCGAATTCCAAAACCGGCAGCCGCCGGGCGCACGACGCCAAGAAGCCGCGGCAATTGACCTATTGCCGGCAGTGCAGCACGGCGGTGCCGACGCACGTGATCTGCCCCAAGTGCGGCTTTTACATGGGCCGCGCCATCGTGGAAACGGAAGTCTAG